The following proteins are encoded in a genomic region of Clostridium kluyveri:
- a CDS encoding efflux RND transporter periplasmic adaptor subunit yields MKDRKKTLIIISAIFIIAILFVIIFFLNHNKQNVNKNNIKYDVYTIPSQQNIFLDGEVQYSKKVNFTEDTTKGTIDKINVEDKQQVEKGQTLFTYKNEQMIEQYETLTQQLNNIQTQSNTISSEQNNMQVSGVNSEKSVQQQLNDIKDKRYTTISAPFDGIISITADNEDNTNKIVLTLIDPKKQVIASASEKDILKLKVNQKIKISVYGTNQEFNGTISSISTEPSQSQVTQGNTNTSSNLIQASGANVSYYPVYIDIDNQQGIYPGFHVQGTTVNESELPKIPSSSIFNNNGVKFVWLVENKKLKKVPLEVEKYNSTYMQVKSGLNFDDKIIKNPSDEMKEGNSIDTASSGN; encoded by the coding sequence ATGAAAGATAGAAAAAAAACATTAATTATTATTTCTGCTATTTTTATAATTGCTATATTATTTGTTATAATATTTTTTTTGAACCACAATAAGCAAAATGTAAACAAGAATAATATAAAATATGACGTATATACTATTCCATCACAACAGAACATATTTTTAGATGGAGAAGTTCAATATTCTAAAAAAGTAAATTTTACTGAAGACACAACTAAAGGAACTATTGATAAAATAAATGTTGAAGATAAACAGCAGGTAGAAAAAGGACAAACATTATTTACTTATAAAAATGAACAAATGATTGAGCAATACGAAACTCTTACTCAGCAGCTTAATAATATTCAAACTCAATCAAATACAATCTCAAGTGAGCAAAATAACATGCAAGTATCTGGAGTTAATAGTGAAAAGAGTGTACAACAACAGTTAAATGATATTAAAGATAAACGTTATACCACAATTTCAGCTCCTTTTGATGGCATTATTTCAATAACAGCAGATAATGAAGATAATACTAATAAAATTGTTTTGACACTAATTGATCCTAAGAAGCAGGTAATAGCCAGCGCTAGTGAAAAGGATATATTAAAACTTAAAGTAAATCAAAAGATAAAGATTAGTGTTTATGGCACAAACCAAGAGTTTAATGGCACTATCAGTTCTATTAGCACGGAACCATCACAATCACAGGTAACTCAAGGGAATACCAATACTTCATCGAATTTAATACAAGCCTCTGGAGCTAATGTGTCTTATTATCCAGTCTATATTGATATAGATAATCAGCAGGGAATTTATCCAGGTTTTCATGTACAAGGCACCACCGTTAATGAAAGTGAGTTACCCAAAATTCCATCATCTTCAATTTTTAATAACAATGGAGTTAAATTCGTGTGGCTTGTAGAAAATAAAAAATTAAAAAAAGTTCCTTTGGAAGTTGAGAAATACAATAGTACATATATGCAGGTAAAAAGCGGTTTAAATTTTGATGATAAAATTATTAAGAATCCATCTGATGAAATGAAAGAAGGGAACAGCATTGACACAGCATCTTCTGGAAATTAA
- a CDS encoding ABC transporter ATP-binding protein: protein MIVIECNKLTKTYKKGMTALKDITLKINSGSITGFAGENGSGKSTTINILTSLITKSSGYVEIFGKELNEKNCNDIKRKIGFVGEQIVAFQHLNVIDYWNFIGRIFKLKKSDIYNRIDELLDILDLQKDKNKIMRKFSKGMKQKALLGGALIHSPQLLILDEPLDGIDLPSRIVIKNILKQMNSNGVTIFISSHDFSLIEDICTDVVVINEGTIKFNDTVDELYNQYKNLSLEQIFIKLINKEDKLNKKLSW, encoded by the coding sequence GTGATAGTTATTGAATGTAATAAATTGACTAAGACTTATAAAAAAGGAATGACTGCTTTAAAGGATATAACACTAAAAATTAATAGTGGATCAATAACTGGATTTGCAGGTGAGAATGGTTCAGGAAAATCTACAACTATAAATATATTAACTTCATTAATTACTAAAAGTTCTGGGTATGTGGAGATATTTGGCAAAGAGTTGAATGAGAAGAATTGTAATGACATTAAAAGGAAAATTGGATTTGTAGGAGAGCAAATAGTTGCTTTTCAACATTTGAATGTAATTGATTATTGGAATTTTATAGGTCGCATATTTAAATTAAAAAAAAGTGATATTTACAATAGGATAGATGAGTTATTAGATATTTTGGATTTACAAAAAGATAAAAATAAAATTATGAGGAAATTTTCTAAAGGAATGAAACAGAAGGCTTTATTAGGAGGAGCATTAATACATAGCCCTCAATTGTTAATATTAGATGAACCTTTAGATGGTATAGATTTACCTTCTAGGATTGTTATAAAAAATATTTTAAAACAAATGAATTCAAATGGAGTGACTATATTTATAAGTTCTCACGATTTTTCACTAATAGAAGATATTTGTACTGATGTTGTAGTTATAAATGAAGGAACTATAAAATTTAATGATACTGTTGATGAGTTGTATAATCAGTATAAAAATTTATCTTTAGAACAAATATTTATTAAATTAATAAATAAGGAGGATAAATTAAATAAAAAATTATCTTGGTGA